From Calothrix sp. PCC 6303, a single genomic window includes:
- a CDS encoding SGNH/GDSL hydrolase family protein, protein MRDVYLLAAGVLTGLVVPTSTLPQLSILPSNGSELSLDVKDNSPSNGIEKAVVSPIPESTAPEFSEFRTKPSTELRKSNPETVTNQPSSGMELYYQRLAALQAGQIYTRLASDRIQALASTKKSKLTYEDWKFLLQLEARAMIDGQGVNRLSIMVGDSLSMWFPKDKLPSGKLWLNQGISGDTSAGVSKRLSVFSKTRPDVIYLMAGINDLRQGATDEAVLRNHRRIIRRLRQDHPLTQVIVQSILPTRLSTISNVRIRKINHKLALIAKQEGANYIDIHNWFVDFKGNLRQDLTTDGLHLSFDGYQVWQAVLNQIESRVTISRIKRQEKLLKRANPQFVYSEQPRI, encoded by the coding sequence ATGAGGGACGTTTATCTGTTGGCAGCGGGTGTATTGACGGGATTGGTTGTGCCAACATCAACTCTTCCCCAATTGTCAATCTTACCGTCGAATGGTTCTGAGTTGTCTTTGGATGTAAAAGATAACTCACCATCTAATGGGATTGAGAAGGCAGTTGTTTCTCCAATTCCAGAAAGCACTGCGCCAGAATTTAGTGAGTTTAGAACAAAACCCTCAACTGAACTTCGCAAATCAAATCCCGAAACTGTAACTAATCAGCCATCATCCGGGATGGAGTTATACTATCAGCGATTGGCTGCACTACAGGCAGGACAAATATACACGCGTCTTGCAAGCGATCGCATTCAGGCTCTAGCATCCACAAAGAAGAGTAAACTAACCTATGAAGACTGGAAATTTCTCTTGCAATTAGAAGCAAGGGCAATGATTGACGGGCAAGGGGTAAACCGTCTTAGTATTATGGTGGGTGATTCTTTGAGTATGTGGTTTCCCAAAGATAAATTACCATCGGGGAAATTGTGGTTGAATCAGGGGATTTCTGGGGATACTTCAGCGGGTGTTTCTAAAAGGTTGAGTGTATTTTCTAAAACTCGTCCAGATGTAATTTATTTGATGGCTGGAATTAATGATTTACGGCAAGGTGCAACGGATGAAGCAGTGTTGCGAAATCATCGCCGGATAATTCGCCGTTTGCGTCAGGATCATCCACTCACCCAAGTTATTGTTCAATCTATTTTACCAACTCGTTTATCAACTATTTCTAATGTTCGCATTCGGAAAATTAATCATAAATTGGCACTGATAGCGAAGCAAGAAGGTGCCAACTATATTGATATTCATAATTGGTTTGTCGATTTTAAAGGTAATTTGCGTCAAGATTTAACAACTGATGGGTTGCATTTGAGTTTTGATGGTTATCAGGTTTGGCAAGCTGTTCTCAATCAGATAGAGTCGAGGGTGACGATTTCACGAATTAAGCGTCAAGAAAAATTGTTGAAGAGGGCAAATCCTCAATTTGTATATAGTGAACAACCTCGGATTTGA
- a CDS encoding DNA-methyltransferase: MYLGDSLELVKFIQADSINLILTSPPFPLVRKKEYGNETSEKYIEWFLPFAYEFKRILTDNGSLVIDLGGAYLPGNPIRSIYQYELLVKLCKEVGFYLAQEFYHYNPARLPTPAEWVTIKRVRVKDSVNNVWWLSKSPNPQADNRQVLKPYSESMKQLLKKGYEAKLRPSGHDISQKFQKDNQGAIPPNLLEIANTESNSLYLKRCKIAEIKPHPARFPQGFAEFFIKFLTIEGDIVLDPFAGSNTTGFVAQMLKRQWIALEINEDYVIGSRYRFQECNGQ, from the coding sequence ATGTACTTAGGTGATAGTTTAGAGTTAGTTAAATTTATTCAAGCTGATAGTATTAATTTAATTTTAACATCTCCACCTTTCCCACTAGTTAGAAAAAAAGAGTATGGAAACGAAACTTCAGAAAAATATATCGAATGGTTTCTCCCTTTTGCCTATGAATTCAAGCGAATTCTTACAGATAATGGTTCCTTAGTTATAGATTTAGGTGGTGCCTATTTACCTGGCAATCCCATACGCAGCATTTATCAATATGAATTATTAGTAAAACTCTGTAAAGAAGTAGGATTCTATCTAGCCCAGGAATTTTATCACTACAATCCAGCGCGGTTGCCAACTCCAGCCGAGTGGGTAACTATTAAAAGAGTTCGTGTTAAAGATTCAGTAAATAATGTTTGGTGGTTGTCAAAAAGTCCTAACCCCCAAGCAGATAATCGCCAAGTTTTAAAGCCCTACAGCGAAAGCATGAAGCAATTACTGAAAAAGGGTTATGAAGCTAAATTACGTCCTAGTGGACATGATATTTCTCAGAAGTTTCAAAAAGATAACCAAGGGGCAATTCCACCAAATTTACTAGAAATTGCCAACACAGAATCAAATAGTTTGTATCTCAAAAGATGTAAAATTGCCGAAATTAAACCCCATCCGGCACGCTTTCCCCAAGGTTTTGCTGAGTTTTTTATTAAATTTTTGACAATCGAAGGTGATATTGTCTTAGATCCCTTTGCAGGTTCTAATACTACAGGTTTTGTGGCGCAGATGTTGAAAAGACAATGGATAGCGTTGGAAATTAACGAGGATTATGTGATTGGTAGCCGTTATCGATTTCAAGAATGTAACGGGCAATAG
- a CDS encoding IctB family putative bicarbonate transporter, translated as MNLLWQRFTLSNLPFREYLSTSYLHRGLVGSLSAWRQTSLLLRWGEAIACALLSLVYGLAPFVSTEIIGLLLVACIGFWLLLTISDTPTNINSPTITPIHLIIFLYWGVAVAAAALSPVKKAALGDLRNFTLYILLFVVCARVLKTPRFRSFLIALYLHVSLFVSIYGVRQKFFGAAQLATWVDPESPLAKNTRVYSYLGNPNLLAGYLLPAIVLSLIAIFAWQRLALKFLALTMLIVNLACFRFADSRGAFIGIAVAAVVLIVGLRYWYSRYLPPFWRTWLIPMFFAGLIGAFAIGYEMSDVFKLRINSMFAGSKDSSNNFRIQVWNAVFKMIRDRPILGIGPGHASFNSMYPFYQIRRFTALSSYSVFLEHIVEMGFIGLSAFLWLLTIIFNTAIIQLRRFRAENTVDGLWIIGAIASLVAMLGHGLVDTVWYRPAINTLWWFMAAIIASYWIPKSPVEAVTDSPNRH; from the coding sequence TTGAACTTACTTTGGCAACGATTCACTTTATCTAATTTGCCCTTCCGGGAGTACCTCAGCACCAGTTACCTACACCGAGGTTTAGTTGGTTCTTTGTCTGCTTGGCGGCAAACTAGTTTATTGCTACGGTGGGGAGAAGCGATCGCATGTGCTTTACTTTCCTTGGTATATGGACTTGCCCCTTTCGTCTCCACCGAAATCATTGGTTTACTATTGGTTGCCTGTATCGGATTTTGGCTATTACTCACAATCTCCGATACTCCAACTAATATCAACTCCCCTACTATTACTCCCATTCATCTGATAATTTTTCTGTATTGGGGAGTTGCAGTTGCCGCTGCTGCGCTTTCGCCAGTAAAAAAAGCAGCACTGGGTGATTTAAGGAATTTTACACTCTATATATTGCTGTTTGTTGTTTGTGCCAGAGTTTTAAAAACACCACGGTTTCGCTCTTTCCTAATTGCCCTCTATTTACATGTATCTTTATTTGTCAGTATTTATGGGGTACGCCAGAAATTTTTTGGTGCAGCACAATTAGCAACTTGGGTTGATCCAGAATCACCCCTAGCTAAAAATACTCGCGTTTATAGTTATTTAGGTAATCCAAATTTGCTAGCAGGATATTTACTGCCTGCTATAGTTTTGAGCTTAATTGCCATATTTGCTTGGCAACGATTAGCTTTGAAATTCTTGGCATTAACTATGCTAATTGTCAACCTCGCTTGCTTTCGCTTTGCCGATAGTCGGGGTGCATTTATTGGGATTGCTGTAGCAGCAGTAGTGTTAATTGTCGGGTTGCGTTACTGGTATAGCCGATATTTACCCCCATTTTGGCGAACTTGGTTAATTCCCATGTTCTTCGCGGGTTTAATTGGCGCTTTTGCCATAGGTTATGAAATGTCAGATGTTTTCAAACTGCGAATTAATAGTATGTTTGCAGGCAGTAAAGACAGTAGCAACAACTTTCGGATTCAAGTCTGGAATGCCGTATTTAAGATGATCCGCGATCGTCCTATTTTGGGTATCGGTCCTGGTCATGCTTCCTTTAACAGTATGTATCCATTTTACCAAATACGCCGCTTTACAGCCTTGAGTTCCTACTCAGTTTTTCTTGAGCATATCGTGGAAATGGGCTTTATTGGTTTAAGTGCATTTTTATGGTTATTAACAATAATTTTTAATACAGCCATCATCCAACTGCGACGTTTCCGGGCAGAAAACACGGTAGATGGCTTATGGATCATTGGTGCGATCGCGTCACTGGTTGCTATGCTAGGTCACGGTTTAGTGGACACTGTTTGGTATCGTCCAGCCATCAACACCCTATGGTGGTTCATGGCAGCTATAATTGCCAGTTATTGGATTCCCAAATCCCCGGTTGAAGCAGTTACAGATTCCCCAAATCGCCATTAA
- a CDS encoding GAF domain-containing sensor histidine kinase, whose protein sequence is MLEPENKVLIMKDGWGSQGDKEQQRLKALSDYGLRQSETVPVFEEATQTAAHFLDAPISILGFVDHERHWFKSSIGLSRLGLMNKLAQSRQLLRNESFCTKVVETSQVLVINDTQKVIDSELAIAKLVHDYGIRAYLGAPLIDAAGNCLGALSVIDLIPRNFTNRDIEFLQIIARWCMSEFERNRLLQNPSSSKISNVEHQESTNNNKKIKLSASPLKPESTSTSQLKIDLLSQLTHELRTPLTSVLGMASVLGREIYGPLTTKQREYLDIIQHSGRYLLSLVNEISELGAMDESAAALNLAPVDIEMLCQQAINTLEEAANRREQDIRLSIEPGRSRILPLDKDKVRQILYHLIFSVIQVSATGSVVRIHVSHKDDSLNITVWVSHPWLGDGITDVDPYFRLNPQALMEQTTITQSHQEVKENSEQIDNLILMMDKVASGVVRMNASIEQNKPSSSLSRESLGLLLSCQLAEIHGGQISIQGSPESGYRYVLVLPLQTAATEAMSHN, encoded by the coding sequence ATGTTAGAGCCTGAAAATAAAGTATTAATCATGAAAGATGGTTGGGGTTCCCAAGGGGACAAAGAGCAGCAACGGCTCAAAGCCTTATCTGATTACGGTTTACGCCAATCAGAAACAGTTCCTGTATTTGAAGAAGCGACTCAAACAGCGGCTCATTTTTTAGATGCACCCATTTCAATTTTGGGTTTTGTTGATCATGAACGTCACTGGTTTAAGTCTTCAATTGGTTTGTCGCGGTTAGGTTTGATGAATAAGCTAGCTCAAAGCAGACAATTGTTACGCAATGAGTCATTTTGTACCAAAGTTGTGGAAACTTCCCAAGTTTTGGTAATTAACGACACGCAAAAAGTCATTGATAGTGAATTAGCGATCGCTAAACTAGTTCATGACTATGGAATCCGTGCTTACTTGGGAGCACCCCTAATTGATGCTGCGGGAAATTGCCTAGGAGCGCTTTCTGTAATTGATTTAATACCCCGTAATTTCACCAATCGAGATATTGAGTTTCTCCAAATAATTGCCCGTTGGTGCATGAGTGAGTTTGAGCGTAATCGCTTACTCCAAAATCCCAGCAGTAGCAAAATCAGCAATGTAGAACATCAAGAATCTACTAACAACAACAAAAAGATTAAACTTAGTGCTTCTCCACTCAAACCAGAGTCAACTTCCACTAGTCAATTAAAAATCGATCTTCTATCACAACTAACCCACGAACTACGCACTCCCTTAACATCAGTGTTGGGAATGGCAAGTGTCCTAGGAAGAGAAATTTACGGACCTTTGACTACAAAACAACGGGAATATTTAGACATCATTCAGCATAGTGGTCGTTATTTACTTTCGTTAGTGAATGAGATTTCCGAATTGGGAGCAATGGACGAAAGTGCAGCAGCTTTAAACTTAGCTCCTGTGGATATCGAAATGCTCTGTCAGCAAGCAATTAATACCTTAGAAGAAGCTGCTAATCGTCGTGAACAAGATATCCGACTCTCAATTGAACCAGGACGCAGCAGAATTTTGCCTTTGGATAAAGACAAGGTTCGTCAAATTCTCTATCATTTGATTTTTAGTGTCATCCAAGTTTCCGCAACAGGTAGCGTTGTCAGGATTCACGTTTCCCACAAAGATGACTCATTGAATATCACTGTCTGGGTTTCCCATCCTTGGTTGGGAGATGGAATTACCGATGTTGATCCATATTTCCGTCTCAATCCCCAAGCATTAATGGAACAAACCACCATCACTCAAAGCCATCAGGAAGTGAAGGAAAATTCTGAGCAGATTGACAATTTAATTTTGATGATGGATAAAGTCGCATCTGGAGTGGTGCGGATGAACGCTAGCATTGAACAAAATAAACCAAGTAGTAGTCTCTCTCGTGAAAGCCTAGGGTTGCTATTGAGTTGTCAACTAGCAGAGATACATGGGGGACAAATTTCGATTCAGGGTTCACCAGAATCTGGATATCGCTATGTACTAGTTTTGCCTTTACAGACAGCTGCTACGGAAGCAATGAGTCATAATTAA
- a CDS encoding DegT/DnrJ/EryC1/StrS family aminotransferase, with product MVKIPFVDLKFQHQPIESQIQQAIQDVLKRGDFVLGKALADFEVAFAAASNSQYGVGVASGTDAIALGLQACNIGVGDEVIVPANTFVATLIGVLRAGATPIFVDCDPQTALMDLDAADKLVTPKTKAILPVHLYGQMVSPRKLLEFADTHNVLIFEDAAQAHLAERDGYVAGSVGIGAAFSFYPSKNLGAMGDGGIFLTKDLEIAQKMIRLRNYGASYKYFHTDPGTNSRLDTIQAAILLEKLPYLSQWNSDRLIIAKQYDTELASLAAKGITPIQNHSLQGHVYHLYVVKIDETCSVERQEIQEQLAVAGIQTGIHYPVPCHMQPAFTCLGYQPGDFPHAEKMAKQILSLPMYPGLTSSQVTQIVGNLATIIR from the coding sequence ATGGTCAAAATTCCCTTTGTAGACCTAAAATTTCAACATCAACCAATTGAAAGCCAAATTCAACAAGCAATTCAAGATGTTTTAAAACGGGGAGATTTTGTTTTAGGAAAAGCATTGGCAGATTTTGAGGTTGCTTTTGCCGCAGCTAGTAATAGTCAATATGGGGTTGGTGTTGCTTCCGGAACCGATGCGATCGCACTTGGTCTGCAAGCCTGTAATATTGGTGTTGGGGATGAAGTTATAGTTCCGGCAAATACATTTGTCGCAACTCTGATTGGGGTGCTACGTGCAGGTGCAACACCGATTTTTGTTGATTGCGATCCTCAAACAGCTTTAATGGATTTAGATGCTGCTGACAAACTTGTCACACCCAAAACCAAAGCGATTCTTCCAGTGCATTTATATGGTCAAATGGTGTCACCGAGAAAACTCCTTGAGTTTGCCGACACCCATAATGTATTAATTTTTGAAGATGCAGCACAAGCACATTTAGCTGAACGTGACGGATATGTAGCAGGTTCAGTAGGTATTGGGGCAGCTTTTAGCTTTTACCCCAGCAAAAACCTCGGTGCAATGGGTGACGGGGGAATTTTCCTGACAAAAGATTTAGAAATAGCTCAAAAAATGATCCGTTTGCGGAATTATGGGGCATCATATAAGTATTTTCACACAGATCCAGGTACCAATAGCCGCTTAGATACCATCCAAGCTGCAATATTATTAGAGAAGTTACCATACCTATCTCAGTGGAATAGCGATCGCTTAATCATAGCAAAGCAATATGATACAGAATTGGCATCACTGGCAGCAAAAGGGATTACACCTATCCAAAATCACAGTCTCCAAGGACATGTGTATCATCTTTACGTTGTTAAAATTGACGAAACCTGTAGTGTGGAACGTCAGGAAATTCAAGAACAGCTTGCTGTTGCCGGAATTCAAACAGGAATTCACTACCCAGTTCCCTGTCACATGCAACCAGCATTTACCTGTTTAGGTTATCAACCAGGAGATTTTCCCCATGCAGAAAAAATGGCAAAACAAATCCTCTCACTACCAATGTACCCAGGTTTAACTAGTAGTCAAGTTACCCAAATTGTAGGTAATTTAGCAACTATTATTCGATAG